From one Coffea eugenioides isolate CCC68of chromosome 11, Ceug_1.0, whole genome shotgun sequence genomic stretch:
- the LOC113751221 gene encoding uncharacterized protein LOC113751221, producing the protein MESMPVNWEALDALVIDFAKSENLIEDSTPSSSPSSSLSSLSSYHSRLLIRQIRRSLEAGDIDVALDLLHLHAPFALDDHRLLFRLQKQKFVELLRKGTEEDRDAAINCLRTALAPCALDAYPEAYEEFKHVLLAFIYDKDDQSSPVADEWSETRRFEIAGLLSSVLRANLNAYDPVFSMTLRYLISIHKGFCFRQGVVSPISNLTERLLLEERDPAPIPQESMYEASPFDEVDIQALAHAVELTRQGAVDSLKFAKGDLVQAFQNELCRMKLNESVLDELVHEYCVYRGIVDAANTSQPADVNKSGPWCCSVQNDSTEVNCDSSKVSDDEPSTDISHMDGSPEGPIDVMSTQTTDIDERYPSETAGNYEDCSTSGAHQPDSLKVQLRNRNHGIGERNKRKRWRGRHEKIGFVSEVLSGSCREEAESSLIVDGVVYREDKYDLVLAMKELACRGMTAEVVEEINSMDPNFFVQNPDLLFQLKQVEFLKLVGSGDHSRALRVACSHLGPLAARDPVLLRPLKETLFALLRPNEEAFGERLPLHALATSVQVAIGRRLGIDEPQLMKIMKATLYTHNEWFKLQMCKDRFEGFLRISSLKEVGTSLLADAASRLSDTSDPGSSQATMSSSSRVHEDVGSPAQISSSEVACDENAILKVMEFLALPRADAIHLLGQYNGNAELVIQQIFA; encoded by the exons ATGGAATCCATGCCTGTGAATTGGGAAGCTCTCGACGCTCTCGTCATCGATTTCGCGAAATCCGAAAATTTGATCGAAGATTCGACGCCGTCTTCTTCGCCGTCATCTTCGTTATCGTCTCTGTCTTCGTATCACTCGCGTTTGCTGATACGGCAGATCAGGCGGTCACTGGAAGCCGGCGATATCGATGTCGCCTTGGATCTCTTGCACCTCCACGCACCTTTTGCTCTCGATGATCACCGCCTTCTCTTCCGTTTACAGAAGCAG AAATTTGTTGAATTGCTAAGGAAAGGAACGGAGGAGGATCGTGATGCGGCAATAAATTGTTTACGAACGGCTCTCGCGCCTTGTGCACTTGATGCTTATCCG GAAGCATACGAGGAATTTAAACACGTCCTTCTTGCCTTTATCTATGATAAAGATGATCAAAGCTCTCCGGTGGCTGATGAG TGGTCTGAAACGAGGAGGTTCGAAATTGCTGGATTACTATCTTCTGTTTTAAGGGCCAATCTTAATGCATATGACCCTGTGTTCTCAATGACGCTGAGATATTTGATAAG CATACACAAAGGTTTTTGTTTTCGTCAAGGAGTTGTATCACCTATATCAAATCTTACTGAGAGATTGCTCCTTGAAGAACGTGACCCCGCTCCAATACCACAGGAGAGCATGTATGAAGCATCACCTTTTGACGAG GTGGATATACAAGCCCTTGCTCATGCAGTGGAGCTCACTAGGCAAGGGGCAGTTGATAGCCTAAAGTTTGCCAAGGGCGACTTAGTTCAAGCGTTTCAG AATGAATTATGCCGTATGAAATTGAATGAATCTGTTCTTGATGAGCTTGTTCACGAGTATTGTGTCTACAGAGGTATTGTGGACGCTGCTAATACATCTCAACCAGCAGATGTTAATAAATCAGGTCCATGGTGCTGCTCAGTACAAAATGATTCTACTGAGGTCAATTGTGATAGCAGTAAAGTTTCTGATGATGAACCTTCTACTGATATTTCTCACATGGATGGTTCTCCTGAAGGCCCAATTGATGTCATGAGCACACAGACTACAGATATCGACGAGCGTTACCCTTCTGAGACAGCTGGCAATTATGAAGACTGTAGCACTAGTGGAGCACATCAGCCTGACAGTTTGAAAGTTCAGCTGAGAAATAGAAATCACGGTATTGGAGAGAGAAATAAACGTAAGCGCTGGAGGGGAAGACATGAGAAAATTGGATTTGTCTCGGAAGTTCTTAGTGGAAGCTGCAGAGAAGAG GCTGAAAGCTCATTGATTGTGGATGGTGTAGTTTATAGGGAGGACAAATATGATTTGGTGTTGGCCATGAAAGAATTAGCTTGCAGAGGAATGACAGCAGAAGTTGTGGAGGAGATAAATTCTATGGACCCAaatttttttgtccaaaatccTGATTTACTGTTCCAACTTAAGCAG GTTGAATTTTTAAAGCTAGTTGGTTCTGGTGATCATTCCCGTGCTTTAAGAGTAGCCTGTTCCCATCTAGGTCCTTTGGCAGCTAGGGACCCAGTTCTGCTTAGACCCTTAAAAGAGACTCTGTTTGCTTTGCTTAGACCTAATGAGGAGGCATTTGGTGAACGCTTACCCTTGCATGCTCTTGCAACTTCAGTTCAG GTTGCTATTGGTAGAAGGCTTGGTATTGATGAACCTCAGCTTATGAAGATCATGAAGGCAACCCTATACACGCATAATGAATGGTTCAAACTTCAGATGTGTAAAGATCGATTTGAAGGTTTCTTAAGGATCAGTTCGTTAAAAGAAGTTGGAACTTCTTTGCTTGCTGATGCTGCTTCAAGATTAAGTGATACTTCAGACCCTGGTTCTTCTCAAGCCACGATGTCCTCAAGTAGTAGGGTGCATGAAGATGTTGGCAGTCCTGCTCAGATATCATCTTCTGAGGTTGCATGTGATGAAAATGCAATTCTTAAAGTTATG GAATTTCTTGCTTTGCCAAGAGCGGATGCTATTCATCTTTTGGGGCAGTATAATGGGAACGCAGAGTTGGTAATTCAGCAGATATTTGCGTGA
- the LOC113754265 gene encoding methionine aminopeptidase 1D, chloroplastic/mitochondrial isoform X2 → MAVVVGSSIQSRILCSFLGDSSFVRPSPASALHRLFRYNLGGKHVSMQLSRAFSGLANLLFYNGRNIEEVPNSKRKCLRPGKVSPRRPVPDHILQPPYANSQKSPGISGGPEVHDELGIEKMRASGRLAAQVLQHAGTLVKPGITTDEIDQAVHNIIIDNGAYPSPLGYGGFPKSVCTSVNECICHGIPDSRELEDGDIVNIDVTVYLNGYHGDTSATFFVGDVAEEARKLVQVTKECLDKAISICAPGVEFNKIGKTIHNLADEHCYGVVEQFVGHGVGRVFHSDPVILHYRNNGRGRMLLNQTFTIEPMLTIGSINPIMWDDNWTVVTEDGSLSAQFEHTILITENGAETLTQC, encoded by the exons ATGGCGGTGGTGGTTGGTTCGTCCATTCAATCACGGATTCTCTGCAGCTTCCTTGGAGACTCTAGTTTTGTTCGACCATCTCCAGCCAGTGCCCTTCACCGTCTCTTCCGCTATAACCTAG GAGGAAAACATGTTTCTATGCAATTATCACGAGCATTTTCTGGATTAGCCAACCTATTATTCTACAATGGAAG AAATATAGAGGAAGTGCCTAACAGCAAACGTAAATGTTTGAGGCCAGGGAAGGTGTCACCTCGTCGACCTGTTCCTGATCACATATTACAGCCTCCATATGCAAATTCTCAGAAATCACCGGGAATTTCTGGTGGACCTGAAGTGCATGATGAACTTGGAATTGAAAAAATGAGGGCATCAGGAAGACTTGCTGCGCAGGTTCTTCAGCATGCTGGGACTTTGGTGAAG CCAGGCATTACAACAGATGAAATTGACCAAGCAGTTCACAACATAATCATTGACAATGGAGCATATCCTTCACCTCTTGGTTATGGTGGGTTTCCTAAGAGCGTATGCACATCAGTAAATGAGTGCATTTGCCATGGGATTCCAGATTCACGGGAACTTGAG GATGGTGATATTGTCAATATTGATGTCACAGTTTATCTTAAT GGGTACCATGGTGATACATCAGCAACATTCTTTGTTGGAGATGTTGCTGAGGAAGCTAGAAAATTGGTGCAG GTAACTAAGGAGTGCTTAGACAAGGCAATATCTATCTGTGCACCCGGGGTGGAATTTAATAAAATTGGCAAGACTATCCA taATCTTGCAGATGAACATTGCTATGGAGTTGTTGAACAATTTGTTGGCCACGGAGTAGGACGTGTTTTTCACAGTGATCCAGTCATTCTACATTACA GGAATAATGGTCGCGGACGCATGCTTCTAAATCAGACGTTTACCATTG AACCAATGCTGACCATTGGCAGCATAAACCCGATAATGTGGGATGATAACTGGACGGTGGTGACAGAGGATGGGAGCCTATCAGCACAATTTGAGCACACAATCCTGATAACTGAAAATGGTGCCGAGACACTGACTCAGTGTTAG
- the LOC113754265 gene encoding methionine aminopeptidase 1D, chloroplastic/mitochondrial isoform X1 translates to MAVVVGSSIQSRILCSFLGDSSFVRPSPASALHRLFRYNLGGKHVSMQLSRAFSGLANLLFYNGRCANSSTNLNPPLFEQPVMSRNIEEVPNSKRKCLRPGKVSPRRPVPDHILQPPYANSQKSPGISGGPEVHDELGIEKMRASGRLAAQVLQHAGTLVKPGITTDEIDQAVHNIIIDNGAYPSPLGYGGFPKSVCTSVNECICHGIPDSRELEDGDIVNIDVTVYLNGYHGDTSATFFVGDVAEEARKLVQVTKECLDKAISICAPGVEFNKIGKTIHNLADEHCYGVVEQFVGHGVGRVFHSDPVILHYRNNGRGRMLLNQTFTIEPMLTIGSINPIMWDDNWTVVTEDGSLSAQFEHTILITENGAETLTQC, encoded by the exons ATGGCGGTGGTGGTTGGTTCGTCCATTCAATCACGGATTCTCTGCAGCTTCCTTGGAGACTCTAGTTTTGTTCGACCATCTCCAGCCAGTGCCCTTCACCGTCTCTTCCGCTATAACCTAG GAGGAAAACATGTTTCTATGCAATTATCACGAGCATTTTCTGGATTAGCCAACCTATTATTCTACAATGGAAGGTGTGCAAATTCTTCAACCAATTTAAATCCACCTTTATTTGAACAACCTG TGATGAGCAGAAATATAGAGGAAGTGCCTAACAGCAAACGTAAATGTTTGAGGCCAGGGAAGGTGTCACCTCGTCGACCTGTTCCTGATCACATATTACAGCCTCCATATGCAAATTCTCAGAAATCACCGGGAATTTCTGGTGGACCTGAAGTGCATGATGAACTTGGAATTGAAAAAATGAGGGCATCAGGAAGACTTGCTGCGCAGGTTCTTCAGCATGCTGGGACTTTGGTGAAG CCAGGCATTACAACAGATGAAATTGACCAAGCAGTTCACAACATAATCATTGACAATGGAGCATATCCTTCACCTCTTGGTTATGGTGGGTTTCCTAAGAGCGTATGCACATCAGTAAATGAGTGCATTTGCCATGGGATTCCAGATTCACGGGAACTTGAG GATGGTGATATTGTCAATATTGATGTCACAGTTTATCTTAAT GGGTACCATGGTGATACATCAGCAACATTCTTTGTTGGAGATGTTGCTGAGGAAGCTAGAAAATTGGTGCAG GTAACTAAGGAGTGCTTAGACAAGGCAATATCTATCTGTGCACCCGGGGTGGAATTTAATAAAATTGGCAAGACTATCCA taATCTTGCAGATGAACATTGCTATGGAGTTGTTGAACAATTTGTTGGCCACGGAGTAGGACGTGTTTTTCACAGTGATCCAGTCATTCTACATTACA GGAATAATGGTCGCGGACGCATGCTTCTAAATCAGACGTTTACCATTG AACCAATGCTGACCATTGGCAGCATAAACCCGATAATGTGGGATGATAACTGGACGGTGGTGACAGAGGATGGGAGCCTATCAGCACAATTTGAGCACACAATCCTGATAACTGAAAATGGTGCCGAGACACTGACTCAGTGTTAG